A part of Coriobacteriia bacterium genomic DNA contains:
- a CDS encoding ribonuclease J, which produces MSKQKRPPRLRVIPLGGLDEVGKNMTVFEYGDDMIVVDAGIMFPDDDHPGVDLILPDFSYIAKRKDKLRGIVITHGHEDHTGALPYLLKEVGAQVPVLGTKLTLGLIQGKLDEHKIKKAKLREVRAGGHVSLGSFGFDFFAVNHSIPDAVGVFIRTPAGTVLHTGDFKFDQTPVDGRLSDYGAIAKFAKTGVDLLMSDSTNAETRGMTVSEAEVGKNLRQMIAAAEQRVIVASFSSHIHRIQEVCDAAVAAGRKVVVTGRSMVTNTKIARETGYLEIADEWIVDAFDAGGLPSEKVVVLCTGSQGEPLSALARMANGDHRTVQVEAGDTVVISASPVPGNEKAVSRVINRLTKAGARVLHKGSAMVHVSGHAASEELKLMLNLSQPTYFMPIHGETRHLAAHAHLAYDVGMYEQDVFILDNGDCLEIDAQGAKRGTPVDHGVVYVDGLSVGDVGQVVLRDRQLLAQDGVATIIIAIDAQTGRVVGDPELVTRGLVVGGDGDPLLVEARARIAKTLAKTGKEGVTDLHV; this is translated from the coding sequence ATGTCAAAACAGAAGAGACCGCCACGCCTGCGAGTCATCCCGCTGGGAGGGCTCGACGAGGTCGGCAAGAACATGACCGTGTTCGAGTACGGCGACGACATGATCGTCGTCGATGCCGGAATCATGTTCCCCGACGACGACCATCCCGGCGTCGATCTGATCCTGCCCGACTTCTCCTACATCGCCAAGCGCAAGGACAAGCTCCGGGGCATCGTGATCACGCATGGCCACGAGGATCACACGGGCGCCTTGCCGTACCTGCTCAAAGAGGTCGGAGCACAGGTGCCGGTACTCGGCACGAAACTCACCCTCGGCCTCATCCAGGGCAAGCTCGACGAGCACAAGATCAAGAAGGCGAAGCTGCGTGAGGTCCGGGCCGGCGGGCACGTCTCGCTCGGCTCGTTCGGGTTCGACTTCTTCGCCGTCAACCACTCGATCCCGGATGCCGTAGGCGTGTTCATCCGTACACCGGCCGGGACCGTCCTGCACACGGGTGACTTCAAGTTCGACCAGACACCCGTTGACGGGCGCCTGTCGGACTATGGTGCGATTGCCAAGTTCGCCAAGACCGGCGTCGACCTGCTCATGTCCGACTCGACCAACGCTGAGACCCGCGGCATGACCGTGTCGGAGGCCGAGGTCGGGAAAAACCTGCGTCAGATGATCGCCGCTGCCGAGCAGCGCGTCATCGTCGCGTCGTTCTCCAGCCACATCCACCGCATCCAGGAGGTCTGTGACGCCGCAGTCGCCGCCGGCCGCAAGGTCGTCGTGACGGGCCGCTCGATGGTGACCAACACCAAGATCGCTCGCGAGACCGGCTACCTTGAGATCGCGGATGAGTGGATCGTCGACGCGTTCGATGCGGGCGGGCTTCCCTCCGAGAAAGTCGTGGTTTTGTGCACCGGAAGTCAGGGTGAGCCGCTTTCCGCACTTGCTCGCATGGCCAACGGCGACCACCGCACCGTGCAGGTCGAGGCAGGTGACACCGTGGTCATCTCGGCGTCACCGGTGCCGGGAAACGAGAAAGCCGTCAGCCGCGTCATCAACCGCCTCACGAAGGCAGGCGCCCGCGTTCTGCACAAGGGTTCGGCGATGGTCCACGTCTCGGGTCACGCTGCGTCAGAAGAGCTCAAGCTGATGCTCAACCTCTCACAGCCCACGTACTTCATGCCGATCCACGGCGAGACACGGCATCTCGCCGCGCACGCGCATCTCGCGTACGACGTGGGCATGTACGAGCAGGACGTCTTCATCCTCGACAACGGCGACTGCCTCGAGATCGACGCCCAAGGCGCCAAGCGAGGAACCCCCGTCGACCATGGCGTCGTGTACGTCGACGGACTGTCCGTCGGCGACGTCGGCCAGGTCGTTCTTCGAGACCGCCAGCTGCTCGCGCAAGACGGGGTCGCGACGATCATCATCGCCATCGATGCGCAGACGGGTCGCGTAGTCGGCGACCCCGAGCTCGTCACCCGCGGACTTGTCGTGGGTGGAGACGGAGACCCACTGCTCGTTGAGGCGCGCGCCCGGATCGCCAAGACCCTTGCCAAGACCGGTAAGGAGGGCGTCACCGATCTACACGTGG
- the dapA gene encoding 4-hydroxy-tetrahydrodipicolinate synthase, giving the protein MSTPRFGRMITAMVTPFTPELELDLPRAQELAIKLLDEGSDALVVCGTTGESPTVFYPQKLDLFRAVIEAVDGRAPIIANAGDNCTADSVEFAQDVAALGVDGIMAVVPYYNKPPQEGLYQHFKTIANSIDLPVILYNIPGRSVINMTPETTLRLANDVKNIVAVKEASGSMSQIAEITNGAPDGFEVLSGNDEDTLPLMALGGTGVISVVSHVAGLRFKEMVTAQAAGDHTRALRIHLELTPLMKTLFMTSNPIMVKKALELQGFPVGGLRLPLIDATSDQTAELERVMRRTGVLV; this is encoded by the coding sequence ATGAGTACGCCGCGTTTCGGCCGGATGATCACGGCCATGGTCACTCCGTTCACCCCGGAGCTTGAACTCGACCTTCCTCGCGCACAGGAGCTCGCCATCAAGCTGCTCGACGAGGGCAGCGATGCGCTCGTCGTGTGCGGCACGACCGGTGAGTCGCCTACCGTCTTCTACCCCCAGAAGCTTGACCTGTTCCGAGCGGTGATAGAGGCCGTCGACGGTCGGGCACCCATCATCGCGAACGCCGGCGACAACTGTACGGCGGACTCGGTAGAGTTCGCGCAAGATGTCGCCGCCCTCGGTGTCGACGGAATCATGGCCGTCGTGCCGTACTACAACAAGCCCCCGCAAGAGGGCCTGTATCAGCACTTCAAGACGATCGCCAACTCCATCGACCTGCCGGTCATCCTCTATAACATCCCCGGCAGGAGCGTCATCAACATGACGCCTGAGACCACACTTCGCCTCGCCAACGATGTGAAGAACATCGTTGCCGTGAAAGAGGCGAGCGGCAGCATGAGCCAGATCGCGGAGATCACCAACGGCGCGCCCGACGGCTTCGAGGTGCTCTCCGGCAACGATGAGGACACACTGCCTCTCATGGCGCTCGGTGGTACCGGCGTCATCTCAGTGGTGAGTCACGTCGCCGGCCTGCGGTTCAAGGAGATGGTCACCGCTCAAGCAGCCGGGGACCACACGCGTGCGCTGCGGATACACCTCGAGCTGACGCCATTGATGAAGACGCTCTTCATGACGAGCAACCCGATCATGGTCAAGAAGGCCCTCGAACTCCAAGGGTTCCCGGTCGGCGGACTCCGCCTGCCCCTGATCGACGCCACTTCGGACCAGACCGCGGAACTCGAGCGAGTGATGCGCCGCACCGGAGTGCTCGTCTAG
- a CDS encoding aspartate kinase translates to MSGTPDFNSRPVVVMKFGGTSVADRSGREAISRHVSAAVELGKAPALVVSAMGRRGAPYATDTLLDLIDGMPSDERERDLLASVGELVTAVVLAAELRASGIAAEAFSGADAGIFTDGVPGNAAVTRIHADRILAAIAAGVVPVIAGFQGISEDGTLTTLGRGGSDTSACAIGVALGAEEVEIYTDVDGVMTADPRTCDGTEVLDVIGADELFQMAKAGSRVVHTPAAELALNSGIAVRVRNTFSDHAGTCVADIAAYRPDRVATAVTHADGIARVRVVFEDREGTPGHMAAQTSVYRAMADAGVSLDMFTPAGDGLVVTVPQAALAQARAVVDTLGLRCTVREGLSKVTLVGAGMHGVPGVMARLSELLDEAGVAVYQAADSHTTISVLVSAEDAETAVRALHDGFGLAE, encoded by the coding sequence GTGTCCGGTACGCCCGACTTCAACTCCCGCCCCGTCGTCGTCATGAAGTTCGGCGGAACCTCGGTCGCGGATCGTTCCGGTCGAGAAGCGATTTCGCGACATGTGAGCGCTGCAGTCGAGCTTGGCAAGGCGCCGGCGCTTGTGGTCAGCGCGATGGGTCGTCGCGGAGCGCCCTATGCGACCGACACGCTTCTCGATCTCATCGACGGCATGCCCAGCGATGAGCGCGAACGCGATCTGCTCGCAAGCGTAGGTGAGCTCGTGACCGCCGTGGTGCTCGCAGCTGAACTGCGCGCCTCCGGGATCGCCGCCGAGGCCTTCTCGGGAGCCGATGCGGGCATCTTCACCGATGGCGTCCCCGGCAACGCGGCCGTGACCCGTATCCACGCCGACCGCATCCTAGCCGCCATCGCCGCCGGCGTGGTGCCGGTGATCGCCGGGTTCCAGGGCATCTCCGAGGACGGCACGTTGACCACACTCGGCAGAGGCGGCAGCGATACCAGCGCATGCGCGATCGGCGTCGCGCTTGGCGCCGAGGAGGTCGAGATCTACACCGACGTCGACGGCGTCATGACGGCTGACCCACGCACGTGCGACGGCACCGAGGTGCTTGACGTCATCGGCGCCGACGAACTGTTCCAGATGGCGAAGGCAGGAAGCAGGGTCGTGCACACGCCCGCTGCTGAGCTCGCGTTGAACTCGGGCATCGCGGTGCGCGTGCGCAACACCTTCAGCGATCATGCCGGTACGTGCGTGGCCGATATCGCCGCGTACCGCCCCGATCGCGTCGCCACAGCAGTCACGCATGCGGACGGCATAGCTCGCGTGCGCGTCGTGTTCGAGGATCGAGAGGGCACGCCCGGCCACATGGCCGCTCAGACCAGTGTCTACCGCGCCATGGCCGATGCAGGCGTATCCCTCGACATGTTCACCCCCGCCGGGGACGGACTCGTGGTCACGGTGCCGCAGGCCGCACTCGCGCAGGCGCGGGCGGTTGTCGACACACTCGGGCTCCGCTGCACGGTCCGTGAAGGCCTGTCGAAGGTGACGCTCGTCGGGGCCGGGATGCACGGCGTTCCCGGCGTCATGGCGCGCCTCTCCGAGCTCCTCGACGAGGCCGGGGTCGCGGTCTATCAGGCCGCGGACTCACACACCACCATCAGCGTGCTCGTATCCGCCGAGGACGCCGAGACGGCTGTCCGCGCACTTCATGATGGGTTCGGCCTCGCCGAGTAG
- a CDS encoding 4-hydroxy-tetrahydrodipicolinate reductase, with product MIRVLVVGAAGKMGREVVRAVTAADGMEVCAAVDTGATGVCIESGATGITIECRGELASVIAEYKPDVMVDFTHPTVVESNVRTALAAGVDCVVGTTGISEEKLAELATVAPEGTCLFFAPNFAIGAVLMMQFAEQAARFMPYVEITELHHDRKADAPSGTAIRTARMIAAARESVPAVPGRETELQGMEGARGALVEGVTVHSVRLPGLTAHQEVLFGGHGQTLTIRHDSNDRTSFMPGVVLACREVGSRSGLVVGLENVMGE from the coding sequence ATGATTCGAGTTCTCGTGGTCGGCGCTGCCGGCAAGATGGGCCGAGAGGTCGTCCGTGCGGTCACCGCCGCAGACGGCATGGAAGTCTGCGCCGCCGTCGATACGGGCGCGACAGGCGTGTGCATCGAGAGCGGCGCGACCGGCATCACAATCGAGTGCCGCGGCGAGCTCGCCAGCGTCATCGCCGAGTACAAGCCGGACGTCATGGTCGACTTCACGCACCCCACCGTGGTCGAGAGCAACGTGCGCACCGCGCTCGCGGCAGGTGTTGACTGCGTGGTCGGTACCACGGGCATCTCGGAGGAGAAACTCGCCGAACTCGCGACGGTCGCCCCCGAGGGAACCTGCCTGTTCTTCGCCCCCAACTTCGCAATCGGAGCCGTGCTCATGATGCAGTTCGCCGAGCAGGCCGCCCGCTTCATGCCCTACGTCGAGATCACCGAGTTGCACCACGACCGCAAAGCCGACGCGCCCTCGGGAACGGCGATTCGCACCGCACGCATGATTGCAGCCGCCCGAGAGTCGGTGCCCGCGGTCCCCGGTCGCGAGACCGAGCTGCAGGGCATGGAAGGCGCGCGTGGCGCACTCGTCGAGGGAGTCACGGTCCACTCGGTGCGGCTTCCCGGACTCACTGCACATCAGGAGGTGTTGTTCGGGGGTCATGGCCAGACACTCACGATCCGCCACGACTCCAACGACCGCACGAGCTTCATGCCTGGTGTCGTCCTTGCGTGCCGCGAAGTCGGCTCGCGCAGCGGGCTCGTCGTCGGCCTCGAGAATGTGATGGGGGAGTAG
- a CDS encoding insulinase family protein yields the protein MFYRKTVLDNGITVISEYMESVRSVTLGIWFAVGSRDETPEEAGMSHFMEHMMFKGTPTRSAKDISEEFDRMGAEFNAGTSKEYTVYYARFLDQHLPLAFEILGDMVVNASCLQEECEKERKVVLEEIGRMEDNPEDHVGDVFESALMPQHPLGLPVIGRRETVETFGNAEANAFRDKHFVTGNVVVAAAGNVDHDDLVALVEAHLAGLPEGPRTERESIEPIGQKSHASLWDDTKQAHILYGTIGISAADEDRFALQLLSDIVGGGMSSRLFHKIREQHGLAYAVQAFPLMHQDTGGFAVYVGTHPDNAQRVIGMIREEFADVIANGVTDDELNRVRESSSGHLVLSTEATRTRMMRLGRSEIGGLEILSTDEAIDRYERVTHEDISRVAARVLDSPATLAVIGPFDAEQVAALTD from the coding sequence ATGTTCTATCGCAAGACCGTCCTCGACAACGGCATCACCGTCATCTCCGAGTACATGGAGTCGGTTCGCTCGGTGACCCTCGGCATCTGGTTCGCAGTCGGCAGCCGAGATGAGACGCCTGAAGAGGCGGGCATGTCGCATTTCATGGAGCACATGATGTTCAAGGGAACGCCCACGCGTTCGGCCAAGGACATCTCCGAGGAGTTCGACCGCATGGGCGCCGAGTTCAACGCCGGCACCTCCAAGGAGTACACGGTCTACTACGCACGCTTCCTGGACCAGCATCTTCCGCTCGCTTTCGAGATTCTCGGTGACATGGTCGTCAACGCTTCGTGCCTGCAAGAAGAGTGCGAAAAGGAGCGCAAGGTCGTTCTCGAGGAGATCGGCCGGATGGAGGACAACCCCGAGGACCACGTGGGTGACGTCTTCGAGTCCGCGCTGATGCCGCAGCACCCATTGGGACTCCCGGTCATCGGCAGGCGCGAGACCGTCGAGACGTTCGGCAACGCCGAGGCCAACGCATTCCGCGACAAGCACTTCGTCACTGGCAACGTCGTCGTCGCGGCTGCGGGCAACGTCGATCACGACGACCTGGTGGCGCTCGTGGAAGCGCACCTCGCAGGCCTGCCCGAGGGCCCGCGCACGGAGCGCGAGTCCATCGAGCCGATCGGCCAGAAGTCGCACGCGAGCCTGTGGGACGACACCAAGCAGGCGCACATCCTCTACGGCACCATCGGCATCTCGGCCGCCGACGAGGACCGGTTCGCGTTGCAGCTGCTCAGCGACATCGTGGGCGGTGGGATGTCCTCGCGCCTGTTCCACAAGATCCGCGAGCAGCACGGGCTGGCCTACGCGGTGCAGGCGTTCCCGCTCATGCACCAAGACACCGGCGGTTTCGCCGTCTACGTCGGCACCCATCCCGACAACGCACAGCGAGTCATTGGCATGATCCGCGAGGAGTTCGCTGACGTGATCGCCAACGGCGTTACCGACGATGAGCTCAACCGTGTGCGCGAGTCCTCCTCAGGACACCTCGTGCTGTCCACCGAGGCCACTCGGACGCGCATGATGCGGCTCGGGCGCTCTGAGATCGGCGGCCTGGAGATCCTGTCGACCGACGAGGCGATCGACCGCTACGAGCGCGTTACGCATGAGGACATCTCCCGCGTGGCGGCCCGGGTTCTGGACTCGCCCGCAACGCTCGCCGTGATCGGCCCGTTCGACGCCGAGCAGGTCGCGGCGCTCACCGACTAG
- a CDS encoding peptidylprolyl isomerase (rotamase C; accelerates isomerization of the peptidyl prolyl bond), whose product MARAAARHILVPSAEQANDIKAQIAAGADFAEMARQHSTCPSGARGGDLGEFSPGQMVKEFNDVCFNDEVGVVHGPVQTQFGFHLIEVTNRTD is encoded by the coding sequence ATGGCTCGCGCTGCAGCCCGTCACATCCTCGTTCCCTCCGCCGAGCAGGCCAACGACATCAAGGCCCAGATTGCTGCCGGCGCAGACTTCGCCGAGATGGCACGTCAGCACTCCACGTGTCCTTCAGGCGCCCGCGGCGGCGACCTCGGTGAGTTCTCGCCCGGTCAGATGGTCAAGGAGTTCAACGACGTCTGCTTCAACGACGAGGTCGGCGTCGTTCACGGCCCCGTGCAGACGCAGTTTGGCTTCCATCTGATCGAGGTCACGAACCGCACCGACTAG
- a CDS encoding FkbM family methyltransferase, translating to MTHPLTTATQSDLVFDVGLHMGEDTDYYLKKGFRVIAFEANSDLVESCRARFKSAVADGRLVIVEGAIVDADAIAAGQQTVPFYVNDSTSVWGTACQSWAERNERLGATSRRVDVPVVDFRAALIAHGMPHYMRIDIEGCDQVCIDALRQFSTRPDYLSIESDKTSFAAIRREIDTLVSLGYDSFQAVEQSELPLRQSPPVPAREGASVTHRFEEGASGLFGAELDAEWKTRDKILAQYRAIRAGYYLLGDDGIMTNWHFRGAGRAQRLVRSILRPMTGAVVPGWYDTHARHAMASDIAS from the coding sequence ATGACTCACCCCCTCACAACGGCGACCCAGAGCGACCTCGTGTTCGACGTTGGCCTGCACATGGGCGAGGACACGGACTACTACCTCAAGAAGGGTTTCCGCGTCATCGCGTTCGAGGCGAACTCGGACTTGGTCGAATCCTGCCGCGCCCGTTTCAAGAGCGCTGTAGCGGACGGTAGGCTCGTGATCGTCGAAGGCGCGATCGTCGATGCGGACGCGATTGCCGCCGGCCAGCAGACGGTACCGTTCTACGTCAACGACAGCACATCGGTCTGGGGCACCGCCTGCCAGAGTTGGGCGGAGCGCAACGAACGGCTCGGCGCCACAAGCCGGCGCGTGGACGTCCCGGTCGTGGACTTCCGTGCGGCCCTCATCGCCCACGGCATGCCGCACTACATGAGGATCGACATCGAGGGGTGCGACCAGGTCTGCATCGACGCACTGCGTCAGTTCTCAACGCGGCCCGACTACCTCTCGATTGAATCCGACAAGACGAGCTTCGCCGCTATCCGACGTGAGATAGACACACTCGTGTCACTCGGCTACGACAGCTTTCAGGCCGTTGAGCAGTCAGAACTGCCACTGCGGCAGTCTCCACCCGTGCCTGCGCGGGAGGGAGCCAGCGTCACGCACCGCTTCGAAGAGGGCGCTTCGGGTCTGTTCGGTGCCGAACTCGATGCTGAGTGGAAGACCCGGGACAAGATACTCGCTCAGTATCGCGCCATTCGTGCGGGGTACTACCTGCTCGGTGACGACGGAATCATGACCAACTGGCATTTCAGAGGAGCCGGTAGGGCGCAACGTCTGGTCCGATCCATCTTGCGACCGATGACTGGCGCCGTTGTTCCCGGCTGGTACGACACCCACGCGAGGCACGCCATGGCAAGCGACATCGCAAGCTAG
- the aqpZ gene encoding aquaporin Z: protein MRKLSAEFFGTFWLVFGGCGSAVLAAGVTDVGIGWLGVALAFGLTVMTMAFAVGHISGGHFNPAVSLGLWAGKRFDGKDLVPYIVTQILAAVVAAGVLYVVASGAPGFTLADGFAANGYAEHSPGGYSMLAALVHEFVLTFMFLLVIMGATDSRAPKGLAPIAIGLCLTAIHLIGIPVTNLSVNPARSIGPAVFVGGWALQQLWLFILVPILGGLAGGAIYRALLAGGPTDSDGVEG, encoded by the coding sequence ATTCGGAAGCTGAGTGCTGAGTTCTTCGGGACGTTCTGGCTCGTGTTCGGCGGTTGCGGGAGTGCGGTTCTGGCGGCTGGCGTCACGGATGTCGGAATCGGATGGCTTGGCGTCGCACTGGCATTTGGCCTGACGGTCATGACAATGGCGTTCGCGGTCGGCCACATCTCCGGAGGGCACTTCAACCCTGCGGTCTCACTTGGCCTGTGGGCGGGCAAGCGATTCGACGGCAAAGACCTCGTGCCCTACATCGTCACCCAAATCCTCGCTGCGGTTGTTGCGGCCGGAGTTCTGTACGTGGTTGCCAGTGGCGCACCGGGCTTCACGCTGGCTGACGGATTCGCAGCCAACGGGTACGCAGAGCACTCTCCCGGTGGCTACAGCATGCTTGCTGCGCTCGTCCATGAGTTCGTCCTCACGTTCATGTTCTTGTTGGTCATCATGGGCGCGACCGATTCACGGGCGCCTAAAGGGCTCGCTCCCATCGCAATCGGACTATGCCTGACAGCAATCCACCTCATTGGAATACCCGTCACAAACCTCTCAGTGAACCCGGCGCGCAGCATAGGGCCGGCGGTATTCGTTGGAGGCTGGGCCCTGCAACAGCTCTGGCTGTTCATTCTGGTGCCGATTCTTGGAGGACTCGCGGGTGGTGCCATCTATCGCGCGCTGCTCGCGGGGGGTCCAACAGACTCAGACGGAGTGGAGGGCTGA
- a CDS encoding DUF1801 domain-containing protein yields the protein MTETSVEQHLDRLRADKPAFFEIVQAVCTVVESVAPDVSEKVMYGGILFSAPIQFCGVFAYAQHVSVEFGRGFELDDELGVLEGGGKLRRHIRLTQLHDVERMGIRGYVAQSYALMRVE from the coding sequence GTGACCGAGACGAGTGTCGAGCAGCACCTCGACCGGCTTCGTGCGGATAAGCCCGCCTTCTTCGAGATCGTTCAGGCTGTTTGCACGGTCGTCGAGTCCGTGGCACCTGACGTCTCAGAGAAGGTCATGTACGGAGGCATCCTCTTCTCCGCGCCCATTCAGTTCTGCGGGGTATTCGCGTACGCACAACACGTATCGGTCGAATTCGGCCGAGGCTTCGAGCTCGACGACGAACTCGGAGTGCTCGAAGGAGGCGGCAAGCTCCGACGACATATCAGGTTGACTCAGTTGCACGATGTCGAACGCATGGGTATCCGCGGGTACGTCGCCCAATCGTATGCGTTGATGCGTGTGGAGTGA
- a CDS encoding DNA-binding protein encodes MAKPQFDPHEDLPDGLGSPALRALRRAGYTRLEQFTDVRESYLTRLHGMGAKAIGQIRVALAARGQSLAEENGERA; translated from the coding sequence ATGGCCAAGCCGCAATTCGATCCGCATGAGGACCTGCCCGACGGACTCGGAAGTCCTGCGCTTCGGGCGTTGAGGCGCGCCGGCTACACCCGTCTCGAACAGTTCACGGATGTGCGCGAGTCCTACCTCACCCGCCTGCACGGCATGGGAGCGAAGGCGATCGGTCAGATCAGGGTCGCTCTGGCGGCTCGTGGCCAGAGCCTCGCCGAGGAGAACGGAGAACGCGCGTGA